In one Plasmodium reichenowi strain SY57 chromosome 7, whole genome shotgun sequence genomic region, the following are encoded:
- a CDS encoding phosphoinositide-binding protein, putative, whose translation MDLEKFDIHINRVEYKNEKIYYVILVEYNELKYEINKRYSEFEELNCELLHLGFSALPNLPKKKLMSYKNNEYISYRKRILNSYIQNLFMRPDIRCCAIFLNFLLFYDKINLSIDIVKTKLINNIGTQKYSLSDLYINEKYNFLICVYEDKSNLSKLGKLWSIIEPDMIGEIKVFSYNNDLTSSFVETYKEQTIYKARNIVCSEKNNQAIISGDDGKIHIYKINIESFTLTYIKNITCHHDTILKMMQFNDDLFCTCGYDNAFRLINLNDKYKILSGGRCNKRLDKDKITTCHLLAYNNIIIGTDSSLFFVYNMSTNPPIYIDTKKIKNGIKINCFTNTDKYLFVGYENVIACYNYHYLNETKSYKNVDNMDKIKYDDNVQKNVHTNMKAKSYVDSYNIYDNKFKVTTPYIDNINSDNSFYGNPSSGTYSSYNHSQNGNNYDMHKDNYITEDTQMYKKHQKNDQHDKKIYYNINNVHNVHNIHYNNNPSCNDDEQKIVITKVIVDNNISALYIPPSLYDNNVLSLCVNKEKKILYAGYEDAIILWSITNGIIISSFHGHTNGVHFLKYLNKSEFLLSGGNGGNVKIWKNDMEHLKIWKPKKNYKLKDNNKHSNSGLNKNEFYYNNHINTQNNFNFNDSDNTDKDVINSDHSDAISIDNLIEETNKKHEYDVYDTSSYKKNIINYKETQKVDSYNDVKTNIFYDHKSENNYIIKDYKTDVTNLDVCVLTNNISNNEKENKFSYYEEGVQFDDKRAYPYYESSASLDINKGKIVYDNMGRDNIRYDNTKQKKSVIYNNSSQDNIPYDNTKQNSMIYNNASQDNIPYDYTKQNSMIYNNASQDNIPYNNSSSENIIYGNVPNSNVCNEKTSYYYDNTQGAKYTHGTYSYKNSLSSIYENYSYESNMDKYSSYPKVPTENNIYMKKDTHDINYSYTTTDDVPYNNYKLDNVHNVNINDMKHIHNNDVKNNIVYVSDEEDEDLISAFR comes from the coding sequence ATGGACTTAGAAAAGTTTGACATTCATATAAACCGTGTGGAATATaagaatgaaaaaatttattatgttatattagTTGAATATAATGAACTGAAATATGagataaataaaagatatagcgaatttgaagaattaaattgtgaattattacatttaGGTTTTTCAGCTTTACCAAATTTacctaaaaaaaaattaatgtCTTATAAGAATAATGAGTATATAAGTTATCGTAAGAGAATATTAAATAGTTATATCCAGAATTTATTTATGAGACCAGATATAAGATGTTGTgcaatatttttaaatttccttttattttatgataaaataaatttatctATAGATATTGTGAAAAccaaattaataaataatataggTACACAAAAGTATTCATTAAgtgatttatatattaatgaaaaatataattttcttatttGTGTTTATGAAGATAAAAGTAATTTAAGTAAACTAGGGAAATTATGGTCTATTATTGAACCAGACATGATAGGAGAAATTAAAgttttttcttataataatgatttaaCGTCAAGCTTTGTTGAAACCTATAAAGAACaaactatatataaagCTAGGAATATTGTTTGTtctgaaaaaaataatcaagCTATCATTTCAGGAGATGATGGgaaaatacatatatataaaattaatatagaATCCTTTAcattaacatatattaaaaatattacttGTCATCATGATActatattaaaaatgatgcAGTTTAATGATGATTTATTCTGTACATGTGGATATGATAATGCTTTTAgattaataaatttaaatgataagtataaaatattaagtGGGGGTAGATGTAATAAAAGATTagataaagataaaattaCCACATGTCATTTATTagcatataataatattattataggTACAGATTCATCCTTATTCtttgtttataatatgtcTACTAACCCAcccatatatatagatacaaaaaaaataaaaaacggtattaaaattaattgtTTTACAAATACGGATAAATATCTATTTGTTGGATACGAGAATGTTATTGCatgttataattatcattatcttAATGAAACAAAaagttataaaaatgtagacaatatggataaaataaaatatgatgacaacgtacaaaaaaatgtgCATACCAATATGAAGGCCAAAAGTTATGTTGACTcatacaatatatatgataataaattcaAGGTCACAACTCcatatattgataatataaattctgataattctttttatgGTAATCCATCTAGTGGTACTTATTCATCATATAATCATTCACAAAATggtaataattatgatatgcataaagataattatataactGAAGATACAcaaatgtataaaaaacatCAAAAAAATGACCAACAtgacaaaaaaatatattataatataaataatgtacataatgtacataatatacattataaCAATAACCCATCTTGTAATGATGATGAACaaaaaattgttattaCCAAAGTTATtgttgataataatatatccGCATTATACATACCACCATCACTCTACGATAATAATGTTCTATCATTATGCgtaaataaagaaaaaaaaatcctTTATGCAGGATATGAAGATGCAATCATTTTATGGTCTATAACAAACGGTATAATCATCTCTTCTTTTCATGGACATACTAATGGTGTGCACTTTTTGAAATACCTGAACAAGTCagaatttttattatccGGAGGTAATGGAGgaaatgtaaaaatatggaaaaatGACATGGAACATCTTAAAATATGGAAAcctaaaaaaaattataaattaaaagataataataaacattCAAATTCTGGattaaacaaaaatgaattctattataacaatcatataaatacacAAAACAACTTCAATTTTAATGATAGCGATAATACAGATAAGGATGTCATCAATAGTGATCACAGTGATGCTATATCCATTGATAATTTAATAGAagaaacaaataaaaaacatgAATATGATGTTTATGATACTTCtagttataaaaaaaatattattaattataagGAAACACAAAAAGTTGATAGTTATAATGATGTAAAAactaatattttttatgatcACAAAAGtgaaaataattacatTATTAAGGATTATAAAACCGATGTAACCAATTTAGATGTATGTGTACTtactaataatatatctaataatgaaaaggaaaataaatttaGTTATTATGAGGAAGGTGTTCAATTTGATGATAAACGTGCATATCCGTATTATGAGTCTAGTGCTTCGCTTGATATCAATAAGGGCAAAATCgtatatgataatatggGAAGAGATAACATAAGATATGATAAtacaaaacaaaaaaaaagtgtaatatataataattctaGTCAAGATAATATACCATATGATAACACCAAACAAAACAgtatgatatataataatgcTAGTCAAGATAATATACCATATGATTACACCAAACAAAACAgtatgatatataataatgcTAGTCAAGATAATATACCATATAATAACTCCTCTAgtgaaaatattatatatggaAATGTACCAAATTCTAACGTATGTAACGAAAAGAcatcttattattatgacAATACACAAGGTGCTAAATATACACATGGAACGtattcttataaaaatagtCTTAGTAgtatatatgaaaattattcatatgaaAGTAATATGGATAAATATTCATCATATCCCAAAGTTCCTACcgaaaataatatatatatgaaaaaagatactcatgatataaattataGTTATACTACTACAGATGATGTaccatataataattacaaaCTTGATAATGTGcataatgtaaatattaaCGATATGAAGCATATTCACAATAATGatgttaaaaataatattgtttatGTGAGTGATGAAGAGGATGAAGATTTAATATCGGCATTTAGATAA
- a CDS encoding serine/threonine protein kinase, putative, producing MKMHKCFLCNYFVKFVKRKKRKKGSKLRFIKCKDIESKKYIVRRFDKRRNEDNKKICVLKNMLITSNEFSVLKNENEILLLSSNECYKKEEYNNMINLNNNNNNNNINNNNNNNNNNNNNNNINNNNNNNNVYPSNMDNISKKRFSENIYMNKHIINSSIINCENVNYDIKEKSNINKEDCDALYVSADVRNINNDLCDIPKNVINEYKMKTNYLIDKYFCRILTFCKIKKIKQDLIKLLHFMYLYISIKNKNCKNNVHVNNLFKKYLKLYIKKNIKGNEKKKKKKKKDGVIDCIKDIYNICNKYDIYNKYNIYNKYNIYNKYNKYNIYNKYNIYNKYNIYNKYNIYNKYNLYNKYNIYNKYNIYNKYNIYNKYNIYNKYNLYNSYNLCYLKINHVNSNNNNDDDNNAHPLKKRKILLNNIYVLKKFLLLYKSYKIINILNKLYFLCFTNFCFNINRKDYFYKNILYQMKKRKCEYIHRQIVEIYIRIINILKMKRVGKRYVRKTNLFTINYSNITNQMRYEILRTKYINVVICLCRIFFKYVENILLCKKNLLKRYLYSYNKLKEQYYPYNNIKKDMVMEKRLIKNICSDYFNYIKKKRNGLFNRSTGRYNFKNKTHNKNEAYVINISDLKNEESEFRHIINLDNFYKNKKNENIFMSVPRQNRNNKKEEIEKKKKKNTYKRKYKGIKYLYCRLKNNPDIIKIGRANKIKRLPKYKIKKKIKRIHCHNNFSEYLYKGIEGNIGQYKNEYFTTMNRTYLMKRKLKEHRVRIRKKYIEDIEPNVKKKKAPLYENINENLCVDRNKNLCVDRNKNFCVDRNKNLCAHINNTNNHVTNLGLIKKVEGDEKKGKGEFFTDITCAERCDVISRYKEDNKNKDIIRINTTHLNINVKRDCIINSKTEIMFRVHCEKYTKKKRSSNNMMKDINIKNDLTNIIYVDDKDKIGHDEDQVCKMNEDFKEKHKIMKDFLKLVDFSKDNNEYKDVHYDEDNNGNYNEYKDVHYDEDNNGNYNEDKNGNYNEYKNVHYNHLLRREKQFIEYLKNCDDIKNNYDMITLIKDNTFNFVYKCYDKKRNRYVAIKCVNKEKQLSIMSYSTYVNIYKIIQRINNENVVKIYDLLENKLHFFIVMELCEGIDLVDYVSKENISFEKTKSIICQLLNGIYALHSNYVIHRDIKLDNLMFKDKNLETLVIVDFDMSVYMYNDSETSTRYHTCGTQNMNTIYPICGTDNMNELYELNDIRDKHMNLLRSLTKEQFYEEKFINMNTVQIKGLNDNIRDENDYYIMNKHHHHHHHHHHHHHHHNNNNNNVVCEKLGGQNYHAMMGKKYELSEYPKDTNFEKDNLIINNIYSNKTYKNKNDKNNVMKMIPFSENYMKGNKNNKKTTSLNYKYINSIGRNLCACTGNTEKTFINDGEKVIYNDLIIGTKEYMSPYCLKGIYSIRTDIYSIGVTIYLILFKNFPYLFDEISIRKWEHFVITKNKNILIPFSFLFHNINCSYFIKLMDIYLINNNIYFSKNSYLLDNKFNELEKIENIKFDFKQFKINVNNIYLIQILKKSLSLEINEQYTNVSEILENKFFT from the coding sequence aTGAAGATGCATAAATGTTTCTTGTGTAATTATTTTGTCAAATTTgtaaaaagaaagaaacGTAAAAAAGGAAGTAAACTGcgttttataaaatgtaaagATATAGAAAGCaagaaatatattgttaGAAGGTTTGATAAAAGAAGGAATGAAGATAACAAGAAGATATgtgttttaaaaaacatGTTAATTACAAGTAATGAATTTAgtgtattaaaaaatgagaatgaaattttattgttatcaTCTAATgaatgttataaaaaagaagaatataataatatgataaatctaaataataataataataataataatattaataataataataataataataataataataataataataataatattaataataataataataataataatgtgtATCCTTCCAATATGGATAATATTTCAAAGAAGCGTTTCTCagagaatatatatatgaacaaacatataattaatagtagtattataaattgtgaaaatgtaaattatgatataaaagaaaagtccaatattaataaagaaGATTGTGATGCATTATATGTTTCAGCTGATGTTcgtaatataaataatgatttGTGTGACATACCAAAAAATGTaattaatgaatataaGATGAAGACCAATTATCTAatagataaatatttttgtagAATATTAACGTTttgtaaaattaaaaaaattaaacaaGACCTTATAAAACTCCTACActttatgtatttatatatatcaataaaaaataagaattgTAAGAATAATGTTCatgtaaataatttatttaaaaaatatttaaagttatatattaaaaagaatattaaaggaaacgaaaaaaaaaaaaaaaaaaaaaaaaaggatgGTGTGATAGATTgtataaaagatatatataatatatgtaataaatatgatatatataataaatataatatatataataaatataatatatataataaatataataaatataatatatataataaatataatatatataataaatataatatatataataaatataatatatataataaatataatttatataataaatataatatatataataaatataatatatataacaaatataatatatataataaatataatatatataataaatataatttatataattcatataatttgtgttatttaaaaattaaccatgttaatagtaataataataatgatgatgataataatgctcatcctttaaaaaaaagaaaaatcCTCTTGAATAATATCTATGTCCTTAAGAAATTTTTACTTTTGTAcaaatcatataaaataattaacatcttgaataaattatactttttgtgttttacaaatttttgttttaatataaataggaaagattatttttataagaatatacTTTATCAGATGAAAAAGAGAAAATGTGAATATATACACAGACAGATTGTCGAGATATATATACGTATTATTAACATACTTAAGATGAAAAGAGTTGGAAAGAGATATGTGAGAAAAACGAATTTGTTCACTATAAATTATAGTAATATAACTAATCAAATGAGATATGAAATATTGAGaactaaatatataaatgtagttatatgtttatgtagaatattttttaaatatgttgagaatattttattatgtaagAAAAATCTGTTAAAAAGATATTTGTATTCTTATAACAAATTGAAAGAGCAATATTATccttataataatattaaaaaggaTATGGTTATGGAAAAAAGactaataaaaaatatatgtagtgattattttaattatataaaaaagaaaagaaatgGTCTTTTTAATAGGAGCACAGGAagatataattttaaaaataaaacacaCAACAAGAATGAAGCGTATGTCATAAATATTAgtgatttaaaaaatgaagaatcTGAATTTCGTCATATCATTAATTTGgataatttttataaaaataagaagaatgaaaatatatttatgtcAGTTCCCAGACAgaatagaaataataaaaaggaagaaatagaaaaaaaaaaaaaaaaaaatacatataagAGAAAGTATAAGGgtattaaatatttatactGTAGACTTAAAAATAATCCGGATATAATTAAGATAGGAAGGGCGAATAAGATAAAGAGACTACCTAAGTAtaagataaagaaaaaaataaaaagaatacattgtcataataatttttcagagtatttatataaaggCATAGAAGGAAATATAGGtcaatataaaaatgagTATTTTACTACTATGAATAGAACTTATTTAATGAAAAGGAAATTAAAGGAACACCGAGTGAGAATaagaaagaaatatatagaGGATATTGAACCgaatgttaaaaaaaaaaaagcaccattatatgaaaatataaatgaaaatttatGTGTAGATAggaataaaaatttatgtGTAGATAggaataaaaatttttgtGTAGATAggaataaaaatttatgtgcacatataaataatacgAATAATCATGTAACCAATCTTGGTTTGATTAAAAAAGTTGAGGgagatgaaaaaaaagggaAAGGGGAGTTCTTTACAGATATAACATGTGCCGAAAGGTGTGATGTGATATCAAGATATAAAGaggataataaaaataaggatataataagaataaatacAACTCATTTGAATATTAATGTAAAAAGGGATTGTATTATAAATAGCAAGACCGAAATAATGTTTAGGGTACATTGTGagaaatatacaaaaaaaaaaaggagtAGCAATAATATGATGAaagatattaatataaagaatgatttaactaatattatatatgtagatGATAAAGACAAAATAGGACATGATGAAGATCAGGTATGTAAAATGAATGAAGATTTTAAGGAAAAGcataaaataatgaagGATTTTCTGAAATTGGTGGATTTTTcaaaagataataatgaatataagGATGTTCATtatgatgaagataataatggtaattataatgaatataagGATGTTCATtatgatgaagataataatggtaattataatgaagataagaatggtaattataatgaatataagAATGTACATTATAATCACTTATTAAGGAGAGAAAAACAATTCAtagaatatttaaaaaactgtgatgatattaaaaataattacgATATGATTACATTAATAAAAGACAATAcatttaattttgtttACAAATGTTATGATAAAAAGAGGAATAGATATGTTGCTATAAAATGTgtaaataaagaaaagcAATTATCTATTATGAGTTATAGTACttatgttaatatatataaaattatacaaaggattaataatgagaatgtagtaaaaatatatgatttattagaaaataaattacatttttttattgttatgGAGTTATGTGAAGGTATTGATTTAGTAGATTATGTGTCTAAggaaaatatttcttttgaGAAAACTAAGAGTATTATATGTCAGCTATTGAATGGAATATATGCTTTACATTCTAATTATGTTATTCACCGTGATATCAAATTAGATAACTTAATGTTTAAGGATAAGAATTTAGAAACATTAGTAATCGTAGATTTTGACATGAGtgtgtatatgtataacGATTCTGAAACGAGTACAAGATATCATACATGTGGAACGCAAAATATGAATACAATATATCCAATCTGTGGCACagataatatgaatgaattatatgaaCTTAATGACATTCGAGATAAGCATATGAACCTGTTAAGAAGTTTGACGAAAGAGCAATTTTATGAggaaaaatttataaatatgaacaCAGTACAAATAAAAGGACTGAATGATAACATTAGAGATGAGaatgattattatataatgaataagcatcatcatcatcatcaccATCACCATCACCATCACcatcatcataataataataataacaatgtTGTGTGTGAAAAATTGGGGGGACAAAATTACCATGCTATGATGGGTAAGAAATATGAACTTTCTGAATATCCAAAAGACACAAATTTTGAAAAggataatttaattataaataatatatattcaaataagacatataaaaacaaaaatgataaaaataatgtgaTGAAGATGATACCCTTTTctgaaaattatatgaaaggaaataagaataataagAAAACAACGTCACTGAattataagtatataaatTCTATAGGTAGAAATTTATGTGCTTGTACAGGAAATACAGAAAAGACTTTTATTAATGATGGAGaaaaagttatatataatgatttaATAATAGGAACTAAAGAATATATGTCACCATATTGTTTAAAAGGTATATATAGTATAAGAACAGATATCTATAGTATAGGAGTaactatatatttaatactttttaaaaatttcccatatttatttgatgAAATTAGTATAAGAAAATGGGAACATTTTGTTATTaccaaaaataaaaatattcttattcCATTCTCCTTCttatttcataatattaattgttcttattttattaaattaatggatatatacttaataaataataatatatactttaGTAAAAATAGTTATTTATTAGATAACAAATTCAACgaattagaaaaaatagaaaacATCAAATTTGATTTTAAGCAATTCAAAATTAATGTtaacaatatttatttgataCAAATATTGAAGAAATCTTTATCTCTCGAAATAAATGAGCAGTACACTAATGTTTCGGAAATTCTGGagaataaattttttacataa